The Malus domestica chromosome 10, GDT2T_hap1 nucleotide sequence attttgttacctaattttattataattattcgtttctattatttatttgttacctaatttcattattattatttgtttgtattatttatttgtgacctaatttcattattattatttgtttgtattatttatttgttacctaataatttcattagtattttttgtttgtattatttatttgttacctaataatttcattattattatttgtttgtattatttatttgttacctaataataatttcattattattatttgtttgtattatttatttgttacctaataatttcattattattcatttgtttgtattatttatttgttacctaataatttcattattattatttgtttgtattatttatttgttatctaataatttcattattattcatttgtagcaacttcaagcacaagcatggtatgctgccaaaatcaaatcaagaaacaaatcattccaccggtgggaatgttggaatattgttaaagattgttcTAAATTTAAAGTTGTGTctgttggtccagaagtatgcaTGAACAGCACCCCTCTACACAGCACCTTTGTACACAGCACCCATCCACACTCTACACCTAATCATGGCTCCCATGTTGacgaagaagatggagaagaagtgcctgaaacgccaaatcctgaacaagcgtcggggtcgacccattatccaattaggcctctaggtaagaaggcttcaaagagaaaagggagtgcttccaagaatgattatggaaagtacatgcaagaacttgctcgtcaaggtgaattgacgttggcacgggaattggcgaaatatgaggctgaaaaggctagagatgaggcaaaagctgcaactattcaacaagcatttcaagctgaacagagggaaagagaactacttaggcaagaaagggagttgcttagagaagaaagaattgcacaacgagatcgtgacattatgaacacgcaTTTAGAAAggatgtctccaaattctaaatattttttgcaatcggagaaagcggatgtggtgtaaaggaggcgtgcaagagaagcgagatcaagacaagatggtcctagcacaacaagacaagatgatcctagcaccacagattggctaagtgatgatgaatagggtactttttgtaatcggagcccatagttttccaatcactttgggttgtaatttattatttatgttgtttccaatttattgaagttagtactttatttaaagtgagagtacatttatttaatttcgtaatatatttatcctaataatagaatatttattcatcaaattgttcacgtataatgaaattataaaacacaccaaataaaactaaaaaactcaccaattggaattacataaacacaccaaataaaattatataaacatatgaaataaaaaaaaactcactacaaaaaacacaccaaataaaattacataatcatacgaaataataaaaaactcactacaaaaaacacaccaaataaaattacataaacacaccaaatacaaacaaacatactaaataaacttaagtatcttcagcttgtttcaatgcccattggtgctctatcaagtcaatttaCCGATCATTGTGCATAGAtgacctttgaagtgcagtatatcgttgaatgaccctttcattgtaacgtccatccctttctaatggctcatgttgcacaGGTTCTTCAGTGGCATCATGCGCACAATATAttcgtgttcttgaattgttcatcgtgtctggctttggctcatattcatcaaccgcatcataatcgaactcatcttcgacaatcatgttgtgaagaatgacgcacgtcatcatgatggatcgaagtgactctacatcgaacattctggcagcacccctgacgatcgcccaacgagcttgaaggataccaaaacaacgctccacatccttcctgcacccctcttgacagcttgcaaagtgtttttcctttacaCTTCGCGGACATGGcattgttttgacaaatgtttcccACCGTGGGTAAAGGTcgtcagctaggtagtatggcctgTCGTACCTATGTCCGTTGACGacgtacgtgacttttggtgcctttccttgcaggacgtcgttgaacactggggattgggcaaggacgttgagatcattttgagcccccggaaccccgaaaaaggcatgccatatccatgtatcaaaagatgccactacctccaaaatgatagattttgctcCTTTTCTGTCTCTCTatgcgccttgccatgcacttggacagtttttccacgtccagtgcatacaatcgatgcttcctatcatcccaggaaaacctctcatctcgcccttcttcagaagcctttgtaAGTCCATGCGAGTAGGTTTtcggaggtactctgcggtgtacAAAGATTCAACTGCTCCGCAAAGCCTCATCAgggcctcaagaatggttgatttccccatcctcgttatctcatccATTTGGTCTGCAGATGCTTCATACACAAGCATCCGCAACGCAGCAGTGATTTTTTGCTGAGGCAGGAAACCCATAACACCACAAGCatccttcttttgcacaaagtaagaatcatggttgcaaacatcagTCATGATTCTATTGAACAAAtatcgttccattctaaaacggcgtctgaagtacgtatcaggaaatgcactgttatggacaaagtaatcgtccaacagctcttctccccgtcgttgcctgcttttatcaaggtttcttgaacggttgggcctgcatatctgagcaatagtctggatgactcgacgggaatgtgaggctctggccATTCTTGTTTCGTCATCTCTCTTTCTActctcctcatcctcttccatctcattttcggctatctgaaggttgaacattcctttaaattggttaaacaattcttcctcttgttgatcgatttcccacatcatccttgatgaagaagaagacattgtaaggatggatggtgaagaagaagcaaaaactatgaataatgagatagagatgttgagaaaattggtgtgagatttgtgaggatggatggtggattatatggacgatTCAGAAAGGATCGGATTGTAGATgaggccacgtggcatgccgtcattagttaaaaatctgattgaaatctatcgtcaaagattctgaaaagataatgacacTTGGCACGATTGTAttagataaaaatcttatcgaaatcgatctccaataattatcttttcgaataatgacacgtggggcaattttgaacgagttaaaatctgatcgaaatttatcgtcaaagattctcaaaagataatgacacgtggcacgatgacattggataaaaatcttatcgaactccatcgctaaataattgttttttttataaaatgacacgtggcgcaacgagaatgatttaaaaaatcttatccgaaattacaaataattttattttgtattatttaaacaaacaaaaaaactaatattttattgtctattgccagggggagggctccaagggtggagatgcaaaaggcaattactgttcattaatggcagttactattcattaaaggtagttactgttcaatagggtggattcaatagtggattgccagggaggagggctccatgggtggagttgctctaagctatatgaaagtatgttagagcatctccaaggaAGATGTTAAATCCTAAGTGAAGATATTATTGTGCATATTTGACAACTACAATTCAAATGAGTTGTTAAATCCTAAGTGGAGATACTAATGTACatatttgacataaaaaatcatttcaaacaaAGTATTATTTATTGACTGAATTTGAAGCCTTTGAGCCAAATTCAACATCAacttcatatttatttttattagtttaataGTGGCTCCCTTATTCCTTTAACATTTCAACCAagaaaaattttgttttaactaatttttaataaaagtaatgttaaggagattaaatttgtaaacaaaatttgaaaattaaaagacatgaaagttaatgattggtttattacttaaatgttgataaaCGTATTCATTCATACTGGTGACATAtgatttagtttgcaaatttagtcttcctagcattataTAACCATTTAAATTTCTAcattaataagaaaataatatttgacaATTTGTTTGAAAAACACACAATTTGACATAAAACTTCAGATTGCCATATTAACCATGAATTAGAATTTGACCGTTATAATTTCACATTTCCATTGAAGATATCTTAGTGCCACACATTTAAGTTTAACAATGTAAGAGCAGTACATGCCAcctagtattacggtctagtagtattcatcttcacttgtgaGAGATCTGAGGTTGTTTTCTTGTCAAAGACGAATAtccaaaactcaaaagaaaaaccAGAATCTGAAGGGAAGAAATCTACAACGCATGTCTTTTCCATCATTTTAACAGAAGGTGGTACAGAGAGTCGAACAAAGATGAGACAAAGGGGAAGTAGCTGTCCCCATATGCTCGTTATTTCCACACAACCTGAGATACATTAATCATCAAACTACCTACTAATTATTTGTAAAGATAGCCAGTTTCACTCATATAAAACCATCAACACGCTTCCAAATCTCAGACAAACTGGTTGAGGTACTCGTCGACTGTGGTGTATTTGACATCAGGGTAAAGAGCTGTGGCTTCCACGCCAAATGAAGGCTCGATCTCAAAGTTAGTGTGGTCTCCCTTCACAAAAACTGAGTGACCAATTGCTAATATCACATTGAGCGGCACAGATGCCTCTGCAAAAACGACACAAAAATAAACCAACCAATTTTAAATTTATCTCGAAATGTTTGAAATAAGCAAGAAAATTCAAATCAGTTGTTCTCGGAATAACATTATTTGCCACTAACCTTGGATGTTCTTGAGCAGTTGCTCCTCCGGGACATAGATTCTCTCGAGGGATTTGCCAATCTTCTTCTCCCAAAGAGAGACAAGCTCATTGAATGAAATGGTGTTGGCAGGGGGCCTGATGTAGAGGACTTTGTTCAAGGTTCTTGGATCATCCACTGCCCTAATTGTGTACGTCCCAATGTCGTCTTCCTTGATGAAAATTGCTGCAAATCAAACAAATTGAAAACCCCTTTACATTTTCGAAAACGCAAAAGTGGGCTTTATGCAGCAACTCGTATGCATAACAATTACTCATCGGTTGCTGCAAATCAAACAAATTGAAAACCACTTTACATTTTCCAAAATGCAAATGTGGCCTTTATGCAGcaactcattttttttttccttggacAAAGTAATACTTTAAATACTACTCTACGCAGAGGAAAAATCAGATTTGGATGCAAAAAAAGGCATGCACAGGTCAAATTTATGTGCAACAAGGCCGTGGCCTAACACACATGCATAACGATTACTCATCGGTTGTTGAATAATTTACCAAAAGCCAAAGTGGGTTTTGTGCAGTAAATTGAAATAGAATGAAACCCCAGAAAATACATCTATTCAGAACCCATGGTTAAGTAGTTTTAGGTTTTACCTTTAGGGTTTCCATCGCCCAAAATGACGACTTTGTCCCTAGGAGGAGAAGAAGCTCCGGGCTGGttcaaagtaggcaagaagtaACCAGCAAAGAAGTTGGAGGACACATAGGTGTAAGGAATTCCCTCAGCCTCCACAGCTCTGCGAATCTTGGCCTTGGTCTCAAACGCCGATTTGGCAGGCTCAACAGCGTGAACTCGATCGACGTCATTTCCAAACTCCGACGGGAAAAATCTCTGCAACCCAATTCATACATTCACAATCGCAATTTTACAGaataaaaataggtgtgtgctatcacacacccctttttatttctcacGTATCTTTGTTAATTTACGTGATATTCTTCGATTTATCTGATCTGACGGTTGAGATCGGCTGAAAACTAAAAGGACGTGGAAGAAGTAAAAGGGATgagtggatatcacacccctaaaaaaaatacaaaaaccagAGTAACCccacaaaaattcaaaactttCACCTTAACATTGCCTGCTTCTTTGATGGCAGCAATGATCTTTCCCTGATCAGCCAACTGACCATGCCCCACCGTCGAGATCACCACGTCGACTTGCTTGATCGCCTTCACCAAGCTCTCGTGATCGTACAGATCACCCTGCAAATTTATGAAAtgaaaaaaacacaaatcaagcaaaaccCAATTGGCTAATCGGATTAAAAAGCTGGAAAATGCTGGGAATTTTACGAACCAGGACGAAATTGACGCCCAGGGCCTTGAAGTTCTCGATGACTTTGGATTTCGCCGGGTTGGAGAGGGTAGCTTCTCGAACCAGAACGTAGGTGGGGTGCCCGGCCTTGGCGCTGGCCTCGACGATGAACTTTCCAATGTAGCCGGTGCCGCCGATGAAGAGGATTTTGGACTTGGAAGCCATCGGGAATGGGAATCTGGGAAATCGGAATGGGATGagttggagagagagagcgagtgaGAGCGTTgcgagggaaaggaggaataaGTGGGTAACTGAGAAGTCCATTGACGGTGATCGAAGTGGATGTAGTTTATAGTGTGAGTGGGATGCGTGGGATGCGTGGAATGACGCAAATACCCTTGTAAAGTGGATGGGCCTGTCTGGTGAGGACGTTGGTGTTTGCGTCTGCATGATGCTGGGTTTGTAGGTGGATGGAAGTCCATCCAGGTTCAGCTGGATGATGAGAGGTGTTTCGAGATTTGGCCTAATTATGTTGCTTTACATAAGTATTTACATTGTATTATTTggaaccaggatcctctcctgagcagtttTCTAAGGATCCCgcaatcatgtccgttcatcgtatatctgcggtaaaaaattatttaaaatttaaattttaaaattcaaatatgaatagtacctaacgaaaactgaccgcacgatataaaatgaacagacaagattgcgggatccctagggaactgctcaggagaggatcctggtaaGTATTATTTGTCCTACAATGTGATGCATCTTAAAAAACAGCTGTTAAAATTCTAGATGTATTGTCATTGTGCATATTTGACATCAAAACGAGAAATTTTGTAAGATCTcttaaaatatgtttttttttttaaatgcattGTACTCAAAACGCTTTCAAtaaaagtaattttatttggagTCCACtgattttttaagaaaaatataactgTTTCTtagaaaaaacacttaaagtgcttcttgaAAGAATAATATAACAATTACTTCTTTTAACAAGTACTTCAAGTATTATCTTCGACCCATAAACGCTTTTGACTTTTTCTACTAAGCACTATAAAAAATGATGTTAATTATTTTAAGACATTTTCAAATAGGCCAATGATATGAAATTGTAGGCATTAAAAGTATTTAATCTAACAATacatttacactaaaaaaataaaaaattaaccaattaaCCTATTGATTTAATTTTAAACTCGCTATCTACAAAATTGAACTCAGAGCCTCCCAATTACAAATAAAGTGAAACACCATACCTCAGCAACAATCAATAAGTGGAGTTGTTAACGTTATTCAAACTTGAATGGttagtgtttcattttctttatgTTGACCGTCCATCTCGTCTTGCAAAGCCACAACTTAAACTAAATCATGTTATTATGTACCACACCTTAAGACCCGTCTAGGTTCCACAACGTTTAATTAATCAAACCATAATAACAACTTTCAAGGAATAAAAACAGTGGGATTTTAATATAGTTACAGTCTTAATTTTTTGTGGAAGCGAAATACACATGGCATGAGTAGAAGCTCGAAGGTTGAAATGAAACAGGAAGTGAGGAGGTTGTTAATTAacaaattcacatatatatttgaAGAGAAATGCTTAAATAGACTCTTAAAAGTGTGACTCTTTATAGACTCTCTTACCTCGTGTTTTTGGCACAATACCAATAATGGCCCAGAGTTGTTTAATCTTGCTTAAATTTACAACAAGCAGGAAATATATGTATACAGATAATAAAACTATGAATAACAATTGCAGCAAGCAAATATAAATAAAAGGGAAGTTAAAAACTGAAATTAAAAAGGATAAAAGAAgcataaagaaaataaagagataagagcagttccacccCTAACACAAATGCACCAGCACCcaacgcatttatccactcagtGAACTAGACCCCAATGAGCAGTAATAGACAAAATGCATCTCCACCcgtaaaaaaatgcgctggcacaaaTGATCTTCACTCCTACAAAATGCgttggcacccagcccatttaaaattttttaaatttttttataaaagaataaataaataaaatagttttaattttggataggatttttaaccaatctcgtcacgtcacgtgtcattatctgaacatACTATTTGTGAATAGATTGCCACTAAGATTTGCAACCAATCCCAACGCGTCACGTGTCACtatctgtttacaataatttagccaagattacGATAAGATTATCAACCAATCTTATTatgtcacgtgtcattatccgaacgtactattttgcagatagatttccgataagattttcaaccaatcccaacacgccacgtgtcacttcctgTTTgtaataatttagccaagatttggataagattttcaaccaatcacgtagtgccacATTGCATTGTCTagaacctcatcctttctttttttgtccatataaaccctacatttCTACATTCATCCTCACACCAAactcaatccttctttttagctcaaaatccttcttcatcgttttcaaatcttgagatttttttacaatgtcttcttcaaggagagTGTATAAACAATTTGAGGAGCAACATAAAAGATTGTTGGCATAACAGGAAGAATTTGtcaatctcgaggaaggtggaggtggagatgaggctttcgcaatggaggaggatgaggatgatgacCATAGAAGGCAGAAGGCCTCACATTCCCCCCATGCCATGGAAGCTATAGGTCAGATAGCCAAACTCAGACGTGCCGCAAACTtcgatagaaaaagggaaagacGAGGTAAACAtctcttggaagattattttattcccagcaatgtattccctgatcatgtttttagatgtcgttttagaatgcaatgaagtttgttcaacaaaatcatggtgctatttgcaaccatgatccatactttgtGCACAAAGAGGATGCTTTTCGTGTTCTGGGTTTTCTTCCTGAGCAAAACATTACGATTGCCTTGtgaatgcttgcatatggagcatctgcaaaTTAAGTGGATGAGATGGCGGATGGGAAAAACAACTATTATGGAGTACCTGATGtggttttgctttacaattGAAGCCCTATACACCAATGAGTACCTTCGGACACCCATGCCAAGGGACATGCGAAGGCTTctgaggaagggtgagatgTGAGGCTTCCCTaacatgattggaagcatcgactaTATgcattggacttggaaaaactatCCAAGTGCGTGGCAAGGAGCTTATGGCAATAGAAAAAAAGctaaaagtatcattttggaagcagtggcttcatttgatacatggatttagcatgctttttttggtgttctaggagctcagaatgacctaaatgtccttgcccaatctCTAGTGTTCGATTAACTGCTGCAAAGAAAATCGCCGAGATGCACATATTGGGTTAATGACCATAAATACGACGGACCATACTACCTTGCAGACGGCATTTACTCAAGGTGGTCAACGTTTGTTAAAACAATGCCACATCCACAGAGTGAAAAAGAAACAcactttgcaaaatgtcaagatgggtgtaggaaggatgtggagcattGTTTTGGTATCATGCAAGCTCGTTGAGCGATTGTTAAGTCTGTtgctagaatgtttgatgtcgaggctcttcgatccatcatgatgatgtgtaTTATTccccacaacatgattgtggaagatgcgTATGATTATGATGCTGTCGATGAATACAAGTCGGATCCGATGAACAACTCCAGAACACGTATCTACTGTGCTCATGACCGGATCGAAGATCTCGTGCAACACGAGCCGTTGGAATgagatggacgttacaatgaattgatcaTTGAGCGGTATACTTCAGTGCAAGAGCCATACTGGCATGTAACCCGCTagaatgacttgattgagcactAGTGGGGATTGCAAAAAGGtgaagataattaaaatgagCTTGTGGTTGAATaataaagtgtatttttttaagtttatgtaattttatttagtgtgttttttttttaagttcattTGGTGAGGTGATGTAAATTTAAttggtgttttttatttttaagtttatttggtgagtttatgtaatcttatttagtgtgttttttttaagattatatggtgagtttatgtaattttatttggtgtttgttttttaagtttatttggtgagtttaattaatcttaaaaataaatttgaaattgcataaaatttctaaaaataaataagaaattacatagt carries:
- the LOC103440394 gene encoding phenylcoumaran benzylic ether reductase Pyrc5 is translated as MDFSVTHLFLLSLATLSLALSLQLIPFRFPRFPFPMASKSKILFIGGTGYIGKFIVEASAKAGHPTYVLVREATLSNPAKSKVIENFKALGVNFVLGDLYDHESLVKAIKQVDVVISTVGHGQLADQGKIIAAIKEAGNVKRFFPSEFGNDVDRVHAVEPAKSAFETKAKIRRAVEAEGIPYTYVSSNFFAGYFLPTLNQPGASSPPRDKVVILGDGNPKAIFIKEDDIGTYTIRAVDDPRTLNKVLYIRPPANTISFNELVSLWEKKIGKSLERIYVPEEQLLKNIQEASVPLNVILAIGHSVFVKGDHTNFEIEPSFGVEATALYPDVKYTTVDEYLNQFV